One segment of Nocardioides sp. QY071 DNA contains the following:
- a CDS encoding acyl-CoA dehydrogenase family protein — MSIGITDEQVELADSLRKWAASLSPLAAVRAAEGEVDADFAAIWAAIEEMGVHAIAVPEADGGGGGTVLDQAVALEACAHELLPGGLLGAAVGGLLTGTPGRHGVQLDDDGVVWDGGTAGRGVPAPGIDLSARHARGTGPGLAEPAARRTAVTLAAAEAAGVTRWCLETAVDYAKVREQFGQRIGAFQAIKHLCAQMLETAEAVTAAAWDAAAAAGGADEEQWAFATDVAHVTCFDGAVEVAKACIQVLGGIGFTYEHDAHLYLRRALTLRALVGSADPAAERVTAAAVSGVRRRVDVDLEGRDEPIRPEARAVAERIAGLPAAEQRAALVDAGYLTPHWPTPYGLGADATTQIVIDQELGRAGVVRPDLVIAGWAVPTILAHGTDAQRERFVRPSLLGELTWCQLFSEPGSGSDLASLRTRAVKVDGGWSLTGQKVWTSVAERADWGICLARTDADVPQHKGITYFLVDMRTPGIEVRPLREITGEALFNEVFLDDVFVPDDCVVAEPGDGWRLARTTLANERVAMAGARLTKSVERAVELAATRDLGPVERVEVGRQVALATVCALLGVRTTLRALGGHGPGAESSVAKLLGVRSRQDSAELVVRLQGDDLALLGPIGKESRDPLAADVWEQLNTRCLSIAGGTTQILRNVAGERILGLPRS, encoded by the coding sequence ATGTCGATCGGCATCACCGACGAGCAGGTCGAGCTCGCCGACAGCCTGCGCAAGTGGGCCGCGAGCCTGTCCCCGCTGGCGGCGGTCCGCGCCGCCGAGGGCGAGGTGGATGCCGACTTCGCCGCGATCTGGGCCGCGATCGAGGAGATGGGGGTCCACGCGATCGCCGTACCCGAGGCGGACGGCGGGGGTGGCGGCACCGTGCTCGACCAGGCGGTGGCCCTCGAGGCCTGCGCCCACGAGCTGCTGCCGGGCGGACTGCTCGGCGCGGCCGTCGGCGGCCTGCTGACCGGCACGCCCGGGCGGCACGGCGTGCAGCTCGACGACGACGGCGTCGTGTGGGACGGCGGTACGGCGGGCCGCGGCGTCCCCGCGCCCGGCATCGACCTCTCGGCACGGCACGCCCGCGGCACTGGTCCCGGGCTCGCCGAGCCGGCCGCGCGGCGTACCGCGGTCACCCTGGCCGCGGCCGAGGCCGCCGGTGTGACGCGCTGGTGCCTGGAGACGGCGGTCGACTACGCCAAGGTGCGTGAGCAGTTCGGCCAGCGGATCGGCGCCTTCCAGGCGATCAAGCACCTGTGCGCCCAGATGCTCGAGACCGCCGAGGCCGTCACCGCGGCAGCCTGGGACGCGGCCGCGGCGGCCGGTGGCGCCGACGAGGAGCAGTGGGCCTTCGCGACCGACGTCGCCCACGTGACCTGCTTCGACGGCGCCGTCGAGGTCGCCAAGGCCTGCATCCAGGTCCTCGGCGGCATCGGCTTCACCTACGAGCACGACGCCCACCTCTACCTGCGCCGCGCGCTCACCCTGCGAGCCCTCGTCGGCTCCGCCGACCCCGCGGCGGAGCGGGTGACCGCCGCCGCCGTGTCCGGTGTCCGGCGTCGTGTCGACGTCGACCTCGAGGGCCGCGACGAGCCGATCCGGCCGGAGGCGCGCGCCGTCGCCGAGCGGATCGCCGGGCTGCCGGCGGCCGAGCAGCGGGCGGCCCTGGTCGACGCGGGCTACCTGACGCCGCACTGGCCCACCCCCTACGGCCTCGGTGCCGACGCCACCACGCAGATCGTCATCGACCAGGAGCTGGGCCGCGCGGGCGTCGTACGTCCGGACCTGGTGATCGCTGGCTGGGCCGTCCCGACGATCCTCGCCCACGGCACCGATGCGCAGCGCGAGCGTTTCGTGCGGCCCTCGCTGCTCGGCGAGCTGACCTGGTGCCAGCTGTTCTCCGAGCCCGGCTCCGGCTCGGACCTCGCCTCGCTGCGCACCCGCGCCGTGAAGGTCGACGGCGGCTGGTCGCTGACCGGGCAGAAGGTGTGGACCTCGGTCGCCGAGCGTGCCGACTGGGGCATCTGCCTGGCCCGCACCGACGCCGACGTCCCGCAGCACAAGGGCATCACCTACTTCCTCGTCGACATGCGCACGCCCGGCATCGAGGTCCGGCCGCTGCGCGAGATCACCGGCGAGGCGCTGTTCAACGAGGTCTTCCTCGACGATGTCTTCGTGCCCGACGACTGCGTCGTCGCCGAGCCCGGCGACGGCTGGCGCCTGGCCCGCACCACCCTCGCCAACGAGCGGGTCGCCATGGCCGGCGCCCGGCTCACCAAGAGCGTCGAGCGCGCCGTCGAGCTCGCCGCGACCCGCGACCTCGGTCCCGTCGAGCGCGTCGAGGTCGGCCGTCAGGTCGCCCTCGCCACCGTCTGCGCGCTCCTCGGCGTGCGCACCACCCTGCGCGCCCTCGGCGGCCACGGCCCCGGCGCCGAGTCGAGCGTGGCCAAGCTGCTCGGCGTCCGCAGCCGTCAGGACTCCGCCGAGCTCGTGGTCCGGCTCCAGGGCGACGACCTCGCCCTGCTCGGCCCGATCGGCAAGGAGTCTCGCGACCCGCTCGCGGCCGACGTCTGGGAGCAGCTCAACACCCGTTGCCTGTCGATCGCCGGCGGTACGACGCAGATCCTGCGCAACGTCGCGGGCGAGCGCATCCTCGGGCTGCCGCGCTCCTAG
- a CDS encoding class I SAM-dependent methyltransferase produces MTDTMPSDLLDHARAAKGFMPEDEGALLHRVALERLPHGPALEVGTYCGKSGIYLGAAARQVTDQTGETAVVFTVDHHRGSEENQAGWEHHDASVVDPEFGLMDTLGQFRKNIARAGLEDHVIAVVGQSATVAAHWRTPLSLVFIDGGHGEEPARADFTGWAHWVDAGGYLAIHDVFPDPADGGRPPYEQIYLPALASGQYTEVAVTGSLRVLQRTKGSAGDPL; encoded by the coding sequence GTGACCGACACCATGCCGTCCGACCTGCTGGACCATGCCCGCGCCGCGAAGGGCTTCATGCCCGAGGACGAGGGCGCGCTGCTGCACCGGGTCGCACTGGAGCGCCTCCCCCACGGTCCCGCGCTCGAGGTCGGCACCTACTGCGGCAAGTCCGGGATCTACCTCGGCGCCGCCGCCCGCCAGGTCACCGACCAGACGGGCGAGACGGCGGTCGTGTTCACCGTCGACCACCACCGCGGCTCCGAGGAGAACCAGGCCGGCTGGGAGCACCACGACGCCAGCGTGGTCGACCCCGAGTTCGGCCTGATGGACACGCTGGGCCAGTTCCGCAAGAACATCGCGCGCGCCGGCCTCGAGGACCACGTGATCGCCGTCGTCGGCCAGTCCGCCACCGTCGCCGCCCACTGGCGCACGCCGCTCTCGCTGGTGTTCATCGACGGCGGGCACGGCGAGGAGCCGGCCCGCGCCGACTTCACCGGCTGGGCGCACTGGGTCGACGCGGGCGGCTATCTCGCCATCCACGACGTCTTCCCGGACCCCGCGGACGGCGGCCGGCCGCCGTACGAGCAGATCTACCTGCCCGCCCTCGCGAGCGGGCAGTACACGGAGGTCGCCGTCACCGGCTCCCTCCGTGTCCTGCAGCGCACCAAAGGGTCAGCGGGCGACCCGCTGTGA